From the bacterium genome, one window contains:
- a CDS encoding XRE family transcriptional regulator: protein MGIGERIKKIRISKNLSQHEFGIRVGLSSGAISDIEKGIRGQKKGIGHEALVKISKVFNIDPTWLLTGEGKHKDLPVIAADSKAEYGAEIKYPAMPIINDVPAGYPEMPLDDEIRAYFYIPGVPKNAFGLKVTGRSMEPDLFEGDIVVVNPNDLEIRKGEVGIFRHQGGTTIKICIPLPDDKGFILQPRNSRYEPILVTGDADCTLIGKVIFKIVKYK, encoded by the coding sequence ATGGGAATTGGTGAAAGGATCAAGAAAATAAGAATTTCTAAAAATCTTTCCCAACATGAGTTTGGTATACGGGTTGGATTGTCTTCTGGTGCAATAAGTGATATTGAAAAAGGCATCCGTGGGCAAAAAAAAGGAATTGGCCATGAGGCATTAGTAAAAATTTCGAAAGTATTTAATATAGATCCTACATGGCTTCTAACCGGCGAAGGCAAACATAAAGACCTGCCGGTGATTGCAGCTGATTCCAAAGCAGAATACGGAGCGGAAATCAAGTACCCAGCCATGCCCATTATCAACGACGTCCCGGCTGGCTATCCGGAGATGCCCCTGGACGATGAGATCCGGGCCTACTTTTACATCCCCGGCGTACCTAAAAATGCCTTCGGCTTGAAGGTTACGGGTAGAAGCATGGAACCCGATCTATTCGAAGGTGATATTGTAGTGGTCAACCCCAATGATCTTGAAATAAGGAAGGGCGAAGTTGGCATCTTCCGACACCAGGGCGGCACCACTATCAAGATTTGCATCCCCCTGCCTGACGACAAAGGCTTCATCCTCCAGCCCCGCAATTCCCGTTACGAACCCATCCTCGTCACCGGCGACGCCGACTGCACCCTCATCGGCAAAGTTATTTTTAAGATTGTAAAATATAAATAA
- a CDS encoding DNA methyltransferase encodes MNNYIQNKLICGDNLEELAKLPKGSVDLIYIDPPFFTHKQYEVIWGDEAETRSFEDRWEGGIEHYIGWLKPRAQLMWEVLKSTGSFYLHCDWHANAHLRIMMDDIFGEKNFRNEIIWWYSWGGRSKFQWSHKHDTVLFYTKSDIWTFNYLDVLDDHTLAAESAKTRVKYKGALVHHREGTQSEIPKDKVLPSDTWYIATINAMSKERVGYPTQKPEALLEKIVKASSNKDDVVADFFCGCGTAIAVAQRLGRKWIGIDISPTSIKVIKERFEIGMRATGFQVAPIIEGKDYIIIGAPKTINQLKKLKPFEFQNWVINEMGARHSHKKVGDMGLDGYLQPNLYHGEAGIQVKQSDDIGRNVIDNFVSALQRAKYKKGYVIAFSFGKGAREEVARLKNEGKIDIKLVKVEDLLYKKKPID; translated from the coding sequence ATGAATAATTACATCCAAAACAAACTCATCTGCGGCGACAACCTTGAGGAGCTTGCCAAACTCCCAAAGGGAAGCGTCGATCTGATCTACATCGATCCTCCTTTTTTCACACACAAACAATATGAAGTTATATGGGGCGATGAAGCTGAAACTCGCAGTTTTGAAGATCGATGGGAAGGTGGAATAGAACATTATATTGGCTGGTTGAAACCAAGAGCTCAATTAATGTGGGAGGTCTTGAAATCGACCGGTTCATTCTATTTACATTGCGATTGGCATGCTAATGCTCATTTACGCATTATGATGGATGATATTTTTGGGGAGAAAAATTTTAGAAATGAAATCATTTGGTGGTATTCTTGGGGTGGAAGAAGTAAATTTCAATGGAGCCATAAACATGATACTGTTTTGTTTTACACAAAATCCGATATTTGGACGTTTAACTATTTAGATGTTCTTGATGATCATACATTAGCAGCTGAAAGCGCAAAAACCCGCGTTAAATACAAGGGTGCATTAGTACATCACAGAGAAGGAACACAATCTGAGATCCCTAAAGATAAAGTATTACCTTCCGATACATGGTATATAGCCACAATAAATGCAATGTCCAAGGAACGGGTTGGCTATCCCACCCAAAAACCAGAAGCACTTTTAGAAAAAATAGTAAAAGCGTCTTCTAATAAGGATGATGTTGTAGCTGATTTTTTCTGTGGATGTGGTACAGCCATTGCTGTAGCCCAAAGATTGGGCCGAAAATGGATAGGCATAGATATCTCACCTACTTCAATTAAGGTAATAAAAGAACGATTTGAAATCGGAATGAGAGCAACTGGTTTTCAGGTTGCTCCGATAATAGAAGGAAAAGATTATATTATTATTGGTGCGCCTAAAACTATTAATCAACTAAAAAAATTAAAACCTTTTGAATTCCAAAACTGGGTCATTAATGAAATGGGGGCTCGGCACAGTCATAAGAAAGTGGGCGATATGGGTTTGGATGGATATTTACAGCCAAATCTTTATCATGGAGAGGCAGGCATCCAAGTCAAACAATCTGACGACATTGGACGAAATGTTATTGATAATTTTGTATCTGCCCTTCAGAGAGCAAAATATAAAAAAGGATATGTAATAGCTTTCAGTTTTGGCAAGGGCGCCCGTGAAGAAGTCGCTCGTTTAAAAAATGAAGGGAAGATAGATATCAAATTAGTAAAAGTCGAAGATCTTCTATATAAGAAAAAACCTATTGACTAA
- a CDS encoding serine/threonine-protein kinase, whose amino-acid sequence MAIETYQLYYPPFEGGFCRVFKASRNDKPGKFFAIKMPKDENNPEHIKALERELKVLLRIKHPNIIKLISSNLNHKPPFIVLEYLSGGNLRSRVGKLSYEETVFVLCRISSALGAFHQAGGFHRDVKPENILVNNTGDVILADVNIANVPSNTSKLTRSIGGTDGYIDPWLDNQSFDSKADIFSLGITIIELLTGENPILRKCKDGIILNISDLPIDNKEHKKAFFRLIKAMISGNRELRPDADTVQQYSMALLNSGPLPLLPTPKISQKSYSKPPSITGILVVGAFAILLFVGIAALCRRR is encoded by the coding sequence ATGGCAATAGAAACATATCAGTTATATTATCCCCCTTTTGAAGGGGGATTTTGTAGAGTATTTAAAGCAAGTCGGAATGATAAACCAGGAAAATTTTTTGCGATCAAAATGCCCAAGGACGAAAATAATCCGGAACATATAAAGGCCTTAGAGCGAGAGCTTAAGGTTTTATTGAGAATTAAACATCCCAATATCATTAAATTAATATCATCTAATTTGAATCATAAACCACCATTTATTGTTTTGGAATATCTATCAGGTGGTAATTTGAGATCGAGGGTTGGTAAATTAAGCTATGAGGAGACAGTTTTTGTATTATGTAGAATAAGTAGTGCTCTTGGTGCATTTCATCAGGCAGGAGGATTTCATAGAGATGTCAAACCAGAAAATATTCTCGTTAACAATACCGGCGATGTTATCTTGGCTGATGTGAATATTGCAAACGTTCCTTCAAATACATCAAAATTGACACGTTCAATTGGAGGTACAGATGGCTATATTGATCCGTGGTTAGATAATCAATCCTTCGATTCTAAGGCGGATATTTTTTCTTTAGGTATTACAATAATTGAATTACTGACGGGGGAAAATCCCATATTGCGGAAATGTAAAGATGGCATTATTCTTAATATTTCAGATTTACCAATAGATAATAAGGAACATAAAAAAGCCTTTTTCAGACTCATTAAGGCAATGATATCCGGTAATAGAGAGTTAAGGCCAGATGCTGATACGGTTCAACAATATTCTATGGCACTTTTAAATAGCGGACCATTACCCTTATTGCCAACGCCAAAGATTTCTCAAAAATCATATTCAAAACCACCTTCTATTACAGGAATTCTTGTTGTAGGTGCATTTGCTATATTATTATTTGTTGGTATCGCGGCATTATGTCGCAGAAGATAA
- a CDS encoding sigma factor-like helix-turn-helix DNA-binding protein: MSKFIKAEEVFKDLSDSTKDMIFKLAAGKVVYFPKNQDKMPLDHDQICIKYANPNRSYEDIGEEYGLSKMRICQIIKEERRRYSEERVKYWKGQGMSLRGIAKLFKRSHEAVR; the protein is encoded by the coding sequence ATGAGTAAGTTTATTAAAGCAGAAGAAGTTTTTAAGGATTTGTCAGACAGTACAAAAGACATGATATTTAAATTAGCTGCGGGCAAGGTGGTCTATTTTCCAAAGAATCAGGATAAGATGCCCCTGGATCATGATCAAATTTGTATCAAATATGCCAATCCCAATCGATCTTATGAGGATATCGGCGAGGAGTATGGATTATCGAAAATGCGAATCTGCCAGATTATAAAGGAAGAACGAAGGCGGTATTCGGAGGAACGGGTGAAATATTGGAAAGGTCAAGGGATGTCGTTGAGGGGAATTGCGAAGTTGTTTAAAAGATCGCATGAGGCGGTGAGATGA
- a CDS encoding DUF6485 family protein, translating to MECNSKHNLKNCTCTYDPCSRKGRCCDCLRYHLNMNELPACCFPTEVELTYDRSFDRFIKTQGR from the coding sequence ATGGAATGCAATTCCAAGCATAATTTAAAGAACTGCACCTGCACCTACGATCCTTGCTCGCGCAAAGGACGCTGCTGCGATTGCTTGAGATATCATCTGAATATGAATGAACTCCCCGCGTGTTGTTTCCCGACCGAGGTGGAACTGACCTATGACCGGTCCTTTGACCGGTTCATAAAAACGCAGGGGCGGTAA